The genomic region ATGTTGATTATTCAAACATTCCTTTAATTTCTTCTTTTTTATATTTATTGATGTCTAATGCAAAATAAATATCATCCATTGTTACTTTTTCCTTATCATTTATTATTGCATTATGAAGAGCTGTTTTCAATATCTTTTCCTTAATGTCCCTACCAGACATCCTTTTAGAAAGCTTTACTAATTTTTCAATATCCAAATCATAATCCATTGGGAACGTGTTAAGGTTTAACTCAAAAATTTCTCTTCTTTCATCATCATTTGGAAGCTTAAATTCAATTTCCTCTTCAAAACGACTTCTGATTGCAAAGTCAATTGAAGATGGGTTATTGGTTGCTGCAATTGTTACAACACCATCATTTGGATTGATTCCATCCATTTCAGTTAAAAGGGAATTTACAATTTCAGAAACATCCCCTCTTAA from uncultured Methanobrevibacter sp. harbors:
- a CDS encoding AAA family ATPase, which gives rise to LRGDVSEIVNSLLTEMDGINPNDGVVTIAATNNPSSIDFAIRSRFEEEIEFKLPNDDERREIFELNLNTFPMDYDLDIEKLVKLSKRMSGRDIKEKILKTALHNAIINDKEKVTMDDIYFALDINKYKKEEIKGMFE